The following are encoded in a window of Penaeus vannamei isolate JL-2024 chromosome 35, ASM4276789v1, whole genome shotgun sequence genomic DNA:
- the LOC113820816 gene encoding dnaJ homolog subfamily B member 4 has translation MGKDYYKILGLSKGASEEDIKKAYRKMALKYHPDKNKSADAEEKFKLVAEAYEVLSDKKKRDIYDQYGEEGLKGGVPGSGSTDGTHYTYTFSGDPRATFQQFFGTNNPFSHFFNMDVDGHGTHDVFEDMDAEDDPFINMLGGGGPRMGGGTRRAFSFNPHDSPRFYESKGRHQDPAVTRDLYVSLEEVVKGVTKKMKITRNVLTADGRSTRREEKILTIEVKPGWKEGTKITFEKEGDQSPGKIPADIIFVIRDKPHPLFKRDGANLVYTAKLPLRDALCGTRVSVPTLTGQQVTLNFSNEVVKPQTTKRLQGYGLPYPKDPTRKGDIIVHFDIQFPANLTESAKEILSEVLPL, from the coding sequence ATGGGTAAAGATTACTACAAGATCCTCGGCCTCTCCAAGGGTGCCTCTGAGGAGGATATCAAGAAGGCCTACAGAAAAATGGCCCTCAAGTATCATCCAGACAAGAACAAATCAGCTGATGCCGAGGAAAAATTTAAATTAGTTGCAGAAGCCTACGAGGTTCTGAGTGACAAGAAGAAGCGCGATATCTACGACCAATATGGAGAGGAAGGCCTGAAGGGTGGAGTGCCAGGCAGTGGAAGCACCGATGGCACTCACTACACCTACACGTTCTCAGGTGACCCTAGAGCCACCTTCCAACAGTTCTTCGGCACCAATAACCCCTTCAGCCATTTCTTCAACATGGACGTGGACGGCCACGGCACGCATGACGTGTTCGAGGACATGGACGCCGAGGACGACCCTTTCATCAACATGCTGGGTGGCGGGGGGCCTCGCATGGGCGGGGGGACTCGGAGGGCCTTCAGCTTCAACCCCCACGATTCCCCGAGGTTCTACGAGAGCAAGGGTCGTCACCAGGACCCAGCGGTTACCAGGGACCTATACGTGTCCCTAGAGGAGGTCGTCAAGGGCGTCACCAAGAAGATGAAAATCACGAGGAACGTCCTGACGGCGGACGGACGGTCGACGCGGCGCGAGGAAAAGATCCTGACTATCGAGGTCAAGCCAGGGTGGAAGGAAGGCACCAAAATCACCTTCGAGAAGGAGGGTGATCAGTCGCCAGGGAAGATCCCTGCAGACATCATCTTCGTCATTAGGGACAAACCTCATCCTCTGTTCAAGCGCGACGGAGCAAACCTCGTGTATACCGCCAAGTTACCTCTACGCGATGCCCTGTGTGGCACCCGGGTCTCCGTTCCTACCTTGACTGGCCAGCAGGTCACCCTCAACTTTAGCAACGAAGTAGTGAAGCCCCAGACAACCAAGCGTCTCCAAGGATACGGTCTTCCCTACCCGAAGGACCCGACGAGGAAGGGTGACATCATCGTCCACTTCGACATCCAGTTCCCTGCGAATCTCACTGAAAGTGCCAAAGAGATTCTGTCGGAAGTCCTGCCCTTGTAA